In one Maledivibacter sp. genomic region, the following are encoded:
- a CDS encoding MATE family efflux transporter: protein MNNQREQLLTSDIKGLFYRLSIPGMIGQIVVGLYNLVDAIFVGQLIGNAGVGAIALVYSVVLVNQSILTLIGSGSMSVLSISMGQKKQKTIDELLGNLIVSILIGSGLFMIVVLLNIDSIVRFIGGQNEVHEYAVRYLRILSLGFIPAAMGPAMNFLVRAEGKMKTAMIIVGGAGILNIILDPIFIGVFKMGIEGAAVATVISQVCCMIAQLIYFWKGKSIIKLNKIKLKISKAIMPRVMKIGSSQMMMLLVGMLKQIALYRTLRIYGGNDQVALMGASFKTFQFSYMAIWGLGQGMQSVIGVNYGAKNYIRIKEAFKIFTRKGLVFSSVIWLLFMIIPNEILSCFIRDVHLVKGNANLFRIMNCIFFSYIYFSTIINLFVGLGKSKEVHRIVICRQVIFFLPLVYILSKLLGVIGVWISLPLSNIFALLLGVYYKSQIFNGELAVMEGHE, encoded by the coding sequence ATGAATAATCAGAGAGAACAATTATTAACTTCGGATATAAAAGGCTTGTTCTATAGGTTGTCGATACCAGGCATGATTGGGCAGATTGTTGTTGGGCTGTATAATTTAGTAGATGCTATTTTTGTAGGTCAGCTAATAGGAAATGCAGGAGTTGGTGCAATCGCATTGGTTTATTCCGTTGTTTTAGTAAATCAATCTATTTTAACCCTTATTGGAAGTGGGTCAATGTCAGTATTATCAATATCAATGGGACAGAAGAAGCAAAAAACAATTGATGAATTATTAGGAAATCTAATTGTAAGTATATTAATTGGTTCTGGACTATTTATGATAGTTGTATTATTAAACATTGATAGTATAGTGAGATTTATAGGTGGACAGAATGAGGTTCATGAATATGCAGTAAGATACTTAAGGATACTATCACTTGGATTTATTCCTGCTGCTATGGGTCCTGCCATGAATTTTTTAGTTAGAGCAGAAGGGAAAATGAAAACTGCCATGATAATAGTGGGAGGGGCAGGAATATTAAATATCATATTAGATCCAATATTTATAGGTGTTTTTAAAATGGGTATAGAAGGTGCAGCTGTAGCCACAGTAATATCACAAGTATGTTGTATGATTGCACAATTAATTTACTTTTGGAAAGGTAAAAGCATAATAAAATTGAACAAAATAAAATTGAAAATTTCCAAGGCTATTATGCCACGGGTTATGAAAATAGGCTCTTCACAAATGATGATGTTACTTGTGGGTATGCTTAAACAGATAGCCTTATATAGGACACTTCGGATTTATGGTGGCAATGATCAAGTTGCACTCATGGGGGCAAGTTTTAAAACATTTCAGTTTTCATATATGGCTATATGGGGATTGGGTCAAGGGATGCAATCTGTTATAGGGGTAAATTATGGAGCGAAAAATTATATAAGGATAAAAGAAGCTTTTAAAATATTTACACGTAAGGGACTTGTGTTTTCCAGTGTTATCTGGCTTCTATTCATGATAATTCCAAATGAAATCCTTAGCTGTTTCATTAGAGATGTCCATCTAGTAAAAGGTAACGCAAATTTATTTAGAATAATGAATTGTATATTTTTCAGCTATATATACTTTTCAACTATTATAAACTTATTTGTTGGGCTAGGTAAATCAAAAGAGGTGCATAGAATTGTAATATGCCGACAGGTAATATTCTTTTTGCCATTAGTATACATATTATCAAAACTATTAGGAGTAATAGGGGTCTGGATATCGTTACCGCTTTCAAATATTTTTGCATTATTATTAGGAGTATATTATAAATCCCAAATATTTAATGGTGAACTAGCTGTAATGGAAGGACATGAATAA
- a CDS encoding AbgT family transporter: protein MLKEKELKKSWFYRFLDFVERAGNKLPHPFIMFVWITLGVIALSFVLSKLGVQVKHPVKDEMVIAKNLLSKEGIQYMVLNMIKNFVGFKPLGLVLTMMLGIGLAEQTGLMSAFMKKFIMGAPQKLLVAAVFLIGICGNLASDAAIIIVPPLAGAIFYGAKKNPLVGIAAGYAAACAGFSANLIIAGTDALLAGITEETAKIIDPAISVSPAVNYYFMIVSTLILTIVGVWMTGKLEKQVGPYKANKGVVIDATEFEVSEKEIKGLRSAGVVTLIYWGIVLAMIIPASSPFRNSTGGLVPSPFLKGIVTFILFWFIAVGIAFGRKTGKIETGADVPKLMSTAIQDMSGYIVLVFIIAQFVSYFTWTNLGLIIAVTLGGLLQSMNFTGIPMIILVIIFAMFVNLFIGSGSAKWALLAPVFVPMFMLLDYSPALAQVAYRIGDSTTNSITPLFPYFPILLGFMKRYDDDAGIGTVMSMSIPYSLAFGIVWIIQLIIWIIFKLPLGPGAGIYL from the coding sequence ATGTTAAAGGAAAAGGAATTGAAAAAATCTTGGTTCTATAGGTTTCTTGACTTTGTTGAAAGAGCAGGTAATAAGTTACCGCATCCATTCATAATGTTTGTTTGGATTACATTAGGTGTTATAGCGTTGTCATTTGTATTATCAAAGCTTGGAGTACAAGTTAAACATCCTGTTAAGGACGAAATGGTTATTGCTAAAAACCTTCTAAGTAAGGAAGGAATCCAATATATGGTTCTTAATATGATAAAGAACTTTGTAGGGTTTAAACCACTTGGATTAGTACTTACTATGATGCTAGGAATCGGGCTAGCGGAACAAACTGGACTTATGTCTGCATTTATGAAGAAATTTATTATGGGGGCACCACAAAAATTATTAGTAGCAGCAGTATTTCTAATTGGTATTTGTGGCAACTTAGCTTCAGATGCAGCCATTATTATAGTTCCACCACTTGCAGGGGCAATTTTTTATGGGGCAAAGAAAAATCCTTTAGTGGGGATTGCTGCGGGTTATGCTGCCGCCTGTGCAGGATTTAGTGCTAATTTAATAATTGCTGGAACGGATGCTTTATTAGCAGGTATCACAGAAGAAACTGCTAAAATAATTGATCCAGCCATTAGTGTATCTCCAGCTGTAAACTACTATTTTATGATTGTATCCACTTTAATTCTAACCATTGTTGGTGTGTGGATGACAGGAAAGTTAGAAAAACAAGTAGGACCATATAAAGCTAACAAAGGTGTAGTGATTGATGCAACTGAATTTGAAGTAAGTGAGAAAGAAATAAAGGGACTAAGAAGTGCAGGTGTTGTAACACTTATTTATTGGGGAATTGTTTTAGCTATGATAATTCCAGCATCATCTCCTTTCAGAAATTCTACCGGGGGATTGGTACCATCACCATTTTTAAAGGGAATCGTAACTTTTATATTATTTTGGTTTATAGCAGTTGGTATTGCATTTGGTAGAAAAACTGGGAAAATTGAAACCGGAGCTGATGTTCCTAAGCTTATGTCCACTGCAATACAAGATATGTCGGGATACATAGTTTTAGTATTTATCATTGCTCAATTCGTAAGTTATTTTACATGGACAAACCTAGGTCTTATTATAGCAGTTACACTGGGAGGATTATTACAGAGCATGAATTTCACAGGTATACCAATGATTATACTTGTTATAATATTTGCTATGTTTGTCAATTTATTCATAGGTAGTGGTTCAGCAAAATGGGCACTATTAGCACCGGTATTTGTACCGATGTTTATGTTGTTAGATTATTCCCCTGCTTTGGCTCAAGTCGCTTATAGAATAGGTGATTCTACAACTAATTCTATTACGCCATTATTTCCATATTTTCCAATTTTACTTGGGTTTATGAAAAGATATGACGATGATGCAGGAATAGGAACTGTAATGTCCATGTCTATACCCTATAGTTTAGCATTTGGTATAGTTTGGATTATTCAATTGATTATATGGATCATTTTTAAGCTGCCACTGGGACCAGGAGCGGGAATCTATCTATAA
- the def gene encoding peptide deformylase has translation MAIRRIRLSDDEILRKKCRIVEVVDDKTRQILNDMADTMYNTGNGAGLAAPQVGILKRLVVIDMGQGLIKLVNPRIIEHEGTQEVVEGCLSIPDTWGKLVRPAKVTIKALDENGGEITLTGTGDLAKCFCHEIDHLEGILFTDLVTEYI, from the coding sequence ATGGCAATAAGAAGAATTAGACTTTCTGATGATGAGATTCTTAGAAAAAAGTGTAGGATTGTTGAGGTAGTAGACGATAAAACAAGACAAATACTTAATGATATGGCTGATACCATGTACAATACAGGGAATGGTGCAGGCCTGGCAGCTCCCCAGGTGGGTATCCTAAAACGATTGGTTGTAATAGATATGGGACAAGGACTTATAAAATTAGTTAATCCAAGGATAATTGAACATGAAGGGACACAAGAAGTTGTGGAGGGTTGTTTAAGTATCCCCGATACATGGGGAAAGTTAGTACGACCTGCCAAGGTGACTATAAAAGCATTAGACGAAAATGGTGGGGAAATTACATTAACAGGTACAGGGGATTTAGCAAAATGCTTCTGCCATGAAATTGACCATCTAGAAGGGATTCTATTTACTGATTTAGTCACTGAGTATATATAA
- a CDS encoding AraC family transcriptional regulator: protein MRKLEEKNLIVGKIINSPQIYGDKMVATVSSKYGEGTFISYQVMNGVDITYNDFKTYRPFHKEMKVDYKKNVIIMNYCAEGKFKYEFTDNREDYICDGDLCFWGCENAVKSADFSQKRYKGITIIFTLNKLESSIVQMLGTPQINIHMVANKIFDTNTCFVTTPNDEITNVLGKLYSLPKEYTIDYLKVKTIELLILVCLNYTNFEYRDRNYYTKSFIEKIEKIKDIIEERYDEHITIEELAKMINTNTTYLKKGFKYVYGNTINLYRKKYRMHIAEELLKNTDYKIIDIATEIGYSSPSKFTRAFKDVFSMTPTVYRKTYNKFSE from the coding sequence ATGCGCAAACTTGAAGAAAAAAACTTAATAGTTGGCAAAATTATTAATTCACCTCAGATTTATGGTGACAAAATGGTAGCTACTGTATCATCAAAGTACGGTGAAGGAACTTTTATAAGTTATCAAGTTATGAATGGAGTAGATATAACATATAATGATTTTAAAACATATAGACCTTTTCATAAGGAAATGAAAGTAGATTATAAGAAAAATGTAATAATAATGAATTACTGTGCAGAAGGCAAATTTAAATATGAGTTTACGGATAATAGAGAGGATTATATATGTGATGGGGATTTATGTTTTTGGGGATGTGAAAATGCAGTTAAATCCGCAGATTTTAGTCAAAAAAGATATAAAGGTATAACTATCATATTTACCCTAAATAAGCTTGAATCTTCAATTGTACAAATGCTAGGTACACCTCAAATAAATATACATATGGTTGCCAATAAAATATTTGATACAAACACTTGTTTCGTAACCACACCCAATGATGAAATAACAAATGTTCTAGGGAAACTATATTCTTTACCAAAGGAGTATACTATAGATTACCTAAAAGTTAAAACCATAGAGCTTCTTATATTGGTGTGCTTAAATTATACTAATTTTGAATATAGGGATAGGAATTATTATACAAAAAGTTTCATTGAAAAAATTGAGAAAATTAAAGATATAATTGAAGAACGATATGATGAGCATATTACCATAGAAGAATTAGCAAAAATGATAAATACTAATACTACGTATTTAAAAAAAGGATTTAAATATGTTTATGGGAACACAATTAATTTATACAGAAAAAAATATCGAATGCATATTGCAGAAGAATTACTTAAAAATACTGATTATAAAATAATTGATATAGCTACAGAAATAGGCTATTCTAGTCCTAGTAAATTTACAAGGGCCTTTAAAGATGTTTTTAGTATGACACCTACAGTATATAGAAAAACATACAACAAGTTCAGTGAATAA
- a CDS encoding helix-turn-helix transcriptional regulator: MKNRLRQLRESLGLTQKQLGELVGVSRQAINSIETEKFEPSIWLAYDISKIFHCSIEEVFLFEESKRKSRSEKSRGDI; this comes from the coding sequence ATGAAAAATAGATTAAGACAATTACGTGAGTCACTTGGTTTGACACAAAAACAATTGGGGGAGCTTGTAGGGGTTTCAAGGCAAGCAATTAACTCCATTGAAACAGAAAAGTTTGAACCATCCATATGGTTAGCTTATGATATTAGCAAGATATTTCACTGTTCAATAGAAGAAGTTTTTTTGTTTGAAGAAAGTAAAAGAAAATCAAGATCTGAAAAAAGTAGGGGGGATATATAA